The window CAAAAATTTAAAAACGATGTGAGACCTTCGAAGGAATATATTGTTTTTTAAACTCCGTTGTGATATCCAAAGTATCTGCATTTGTATAGGGAGTCTTGTAAATCAACTTCCATACAACTGTCGTGTCAGGGGTACCTATAGCCCGAATGTAGTAATAACGAGATTCCGCCATCACAGGCAAGTGCGTGAACTTCGGATTTCCACAGTAGGTGGGATAATTTTTACAATAGCAAGTGTAATGAGGAAAGAAACGCGTACGCGTCAAACCTCTGTGAAGCAAACGAAGACCCAACGGATTTCTTCTCTTCATTTCCGATATCAAAGAATCTTTTTTGATCGGAATCAGAGAATCTACATATTCACCATCCCGCATCTCATAAAATAAAACATTCCCAGGCAGGCCTACGGCGCTTAATTCATAACGTGTCTTAAAGCTAGTTTCTTGCAAGAAAACATTATCTACTACGGCAAATTTTTCTCTAGCGGAATTTTCGTTAAATTCTCCATAATCAGGAAAAGGTATATAACCGGTCTTCTTGAACAATCCGAAATTAAAATCAATTGTTACGGTGTCTTCATAGTGAGTTGTATCTAATTCCACTTTTCGTCTAGGGTAGTAATGCATCGCTTTTTCATCTGGACATGCCTTTGCATGGCATTCAAATTTGTCGCCATCCATTTGACAATTTGATCCAAGCCATACGGAAATATCGCCCTTATAATCTTTGATGCGATAATACACCAGAGCTTTTTCTGGAATGCGATTGCAATAGAACAAGTAGGAAAGCCATCCCAACAAAGCTAGTACCAAAACAACAAGAACGGATATAAAAATTTTCTTCATACTACGCCTCATCAAACATACCAGCATTGGCTATATCTTACTCTTTGACTTAGTGGACATAAGAAAAAAGTAGTAATTCTACAAAGTTAAACCCTAATCAGGACAAACTACCTCAGCGAAATCCTATCGTGGTTCTGTTTTGTTTCGAAGTTGTAGTTCTTTGCAAGAAGTTCCCTGGGCAAGTTGAACAGTTCCGTAGCCTTTTTCAATGTTTTACCACCGTTCATTGTGGATAAAATCAGGGCGCCACTTGTCCAGCGGCTTGGCGGGCTTTTCAGGATACCCGATGGCGTGAGTCGCCAGGGGAACAATGTTTTCAGGAAGCTTCAGCAGATTCTTCAGGAATTCAACACGCTCCATGGTAGGATACACGCCCAGGCAAACGCCCCCGAGGCCAATACCGTGGGCTGCCAGTAGAATGTTTTCCGCAGCGGCTGCCGCGTCAAAAATCCAGTAGTCCTTATTGCCTTCGATGGTGGCATCCATATCGCCGCAAACGACGATGGCCACATTGGCGCGGGCCACAGGATCCGCGTACTTCACCGTTTCTGCATAAGTCTTTTTCGTTTCGGGATTACGCACCACCACAAAGCGCCAAGGCTGCTTATTGCAAGCGGAAGGTGCCGCCATTCCTGCACGAAGAATCATTTCAATCTGTTCATCAGAAACGTTCTGTTCTGTAAAAAAGCGGACTGAAGCGCGGGAGTGAATCGCATTTAAAAGAGACATAGATTCCTGCATAAAACTCCTACTTTCCTAAAGCCTTCTGAATAGCCGGTTCCAAATCCTTGCCAGTAACCGCAGGTTCAAAACGACCCAGCACTTCACCATCGGCGCTTACCAGGAACTTAGTAAAATTCCAGCGGATATCGTTTTCTCCAGAGGACAGCTTGTTGGCCTTGGACGCCATGATGGTCACCAGGCTCATCAGCGGATGCTTCAGGCTGAATTTCTTCACGCCAGTCTGAACCTTAAGCCATTGGTAAAGAGGAATGGCATTTTCGCCATTCACGTCAATCTTCTGGAAGCGGGGGAACTTGGTGCTAAAACGCAAAGTGCAGAATTCCTGAATTTCCTCGTCGGAACCAGGCGCCTGACCGCCGAACTGATTGCAGGGAAAATCCAGAATTTCCAAACCCTGCGGGCCATACTTATCGTAAAGTTCATCCAGGTCGTTGTACTGGGGCGTAAACCCGCACTTGGTAGCCGTATTCACAATCAGCAGCACCTTGCCCCTGAACTGAGAAAGAGAAACATCTTCACCCTTGTTATTCTTCACCGTAAATTGATAAATATCCTGGGACATAAGAACTCCTGTGATAAGGCGACCCATTTTTGTTTAAACTCAATATACAAATTATATCGTGCACGATACAATAGCAAAAAGAGACAGATACCCTAAAATCAAATGCCCGGCATTTCTGCCAAGCTATGTCAAAGAATGCGTTCCCCATCTTTTCGTTTATCGCCCCTTGACATCCTAAATTTTCTAAACTACATTTTATAGTGCACAAAAGTGCATTTGGCAAACTTTAATTTATGCCCTGCCGTTTTTGCGTGTCCGCAGGGAAGGAGATGGATTCTTGAGCTTTATCAGCCTTCCTTACAAAATCATTGAATTTCATGAATGTATAACACAAATGTTATGTGTTTATGGGGTTTGTATAATCTTTTTGTTATTTTTATACAGAAAAATAACACTTAAAGGTTATATAATGAATCAGAGAATCTTGCTCCTTCGCTCGCTCTGACCTTCCCTAAAAAGGTTGATACTTGACCTTTCCTAAAAAAAGTTGACATTTTTGGTGTGTTTTCACAGACCAAATTCGTTAATGGACATGTGAGATGGATTCCGTCAACATAGTCATATACGCGGACTTCTGTTTTTCCAACAGATTCGCGATGCAATCTTCCGACATACTGCGCCAGCGTTCCCTTCCACGAAATAGGGAATGGCGAGAATAAAGTATCTAATTCCTTGAGGTCAAAACCTTCGCCAATGTAACGGCCGGTTGCTTATCGGTAAAATCTAAATTTCCTCACAGGAACTGCGCAAAATACGCAGGGAGCAATTGGGTTGCACCATCTTTTTGATAATCCTTTGTATAAATCAAATAGCGATTCCCTACGCGGTTTGAATATTTTTCACAAAAAACATCAAGCGAAGCGTGAGCCCTATGACTCGAAGATTTAACCTCAATAGGGCAAATCTTATTCCCGCGGGACAACAAAAAATCAACTTCGTAATTATGACCACTAGCCGGATTCAAGAATGTATGGTAATAAAGTTGATTACCATTAGCCGCCAGCGTCTGGGCAATTACATTTTCATAAAGGTAGCCCAAATTCACATTCGACTTATCGCTTAGCAATTTTTCATAAATCGTATTTTCGGTAAAATCCTTATCTAAAAAGACCAGCGTTGTAAACAATCCTACGTCGGCAACAAACAACTTAAACAGATTTGGATCCTTGTTGTTAGCAAGCCCCACATTAGGGTCATTGGCATGATACGCAATTAGTACCGTTTTGGATTCCACCAACATCGAAAGAAGCGGAGCAATGCTATCAGCCCGTTCATTGGGCAACACGCTAGAAACCTGGTAACGTCTTGCATTCTTGTTCAACTGCGCAGGGATATTCTTAAAAAGATCCGTTATTCGTCCGGTCTCGTCAAGCTTGAAAAAGTCATCTTGGTAAAGCTTTAAAATTCCACGCTTGACATAATCCACCTTTTTCAAGTCATTCGTTTCAAGATAAGATTCTACCGCCATAGGCATTCCACCAACAAGCATGTATAATCTAAAATCACGCATCAACTTGCGGTGAGCGATACCCACAGGCTCCCGATTATCAAAAACTTTTCTCAACAAGGGAACCGTCCCCTTCTTGCCGATGGCCCACAAGAATTCCTCATAATCCATCGGGAACATCTCTATCCGTTCTTCTTCACTTGGAATCAGGATGTCCTTTACATTTTTCTTTATAGAAATAAGAGACCCCGTTTCGATATAATCGTAACGACCATCCTTTACCAGGTGCTTAATGGCCTGCCTAGCCCTTGGGCAAAACTGAACTTCGTCAAAAACAATAAGCGTATTCCGAGCTTCAAACGAAACCCCATAAATAAGCTGAAGCTGCAAAAAGATTCTGTTCAAATCCGACAAATCGTCAAATAGAGAAATCACCGCCTTAGACGCAACAGTGAAGTCGATAATCAAGTGAACCGCATACTCGTTTTTTGCAAATTCTTCTACGATGGTAGACTTTCCAATACGACGAGCCCCTTCAACCAGAAGGGCGGTTCTCCCCCCGGAGTTTCGCTTCCATTCGACCATCTTATTATAAATTTTGCGCTTAAAGATCATAGTCCACCACAGAATCGTTAGATTTCACTTTTAAAATATACGCAAATTCGTTAAATTTTCAAACATCATTTTTCACAAAATCGTTATTTTTTTAATCTTAAGGCCAAAAAAAAGTTTTGCGAGATCCCTGCAGCCCCAATTCTCCGACATTCATTTAAATATTAGTGTTCAGACACAATAGCCACCAAAAGGTAAAATGATTTTAACACAATTGCCTTTTCAACACAAAATCAGCGATTTATCTTTTTTATTTAAAAATTTTGAACATTTTTATTAAATCACTATTGATTTTTGCGTTTCTGTATTTCATATTTGAACATGAAAATTAAATCAAACAAACGTTGGTTTTAAATCAAGGAGTACCACTATGAAGAGCAATCTTCTCAAGTTGAAAATGTTCGAAGCTGTATGCAAATGCGGCCATGTCGGAAAAACGCATTACGTCATCATCAGATTCCCTCTGATGGCTCAATCTAGGAAGGACGCTGCAAGAATTGCCCGTCAAATGCCACGCGTCAAACACGATCACCAAGACGCAATTTTGGACGTTATCAAAATTGATCAGAAACGCTATTTCGAACTACTTGAAATAAACAACCACGATCCCTACCTACATTGCACATGCATTCAAGAGCAGAACGCAATTGAACTGACAGACCGATTGATGGACGAAGACCATTCAAATCACTTCACATCTCGCAAAGAAGAAAATAAAAAAACGTTCTATCGCAACAAGCAAAAAATCCGCAACCAGAAAAAATACATGAACCACTACGCCGCATAACGGAGATTACCATGGTAAAAAAAAGATTAAGCGACATTTCCAAAATTTCCGGCGGTCAAATCACTTCTAGACTAGAGAAGAAAGAAATTGACGATCTCTTTGAGATTGTAGAAGAATCAGACAAACCAAAAATTACACGCGAAGCTTTCGTTCTGGTTCCTAGAGCTATTTCAAATAGTTTTGTGGACAAATCTTCTTTGATGAAAATTGTTTGCGAAAAAGAAACTAAGAAGGAGGTCGATGCAGCAGGCCTAACCGCCTTTGTCAGCGAAGACAAAATCACTAAAGCGAACACTTTGGT of the Fibrobacter sp. UWR4 genome contains:
- a CDS encoding nitroreductase family protein — encoded protein: MSLLNAIHSRASVRFFTEQNVSDEQIEMILRAGMAAPSACNKQPWRFVVVRNPETKKTYAETVKYADPVARANVAIVVCGDMDATIEGNKDYWIFDAAAAAENILLAAHGIGLGGVCLGVYPTMERVEFLKNLLKLPENIVPLATHAIGYPEKPAKPLDKWRPDFIHNERW
- a CDS encoding glutathione peroxidase — protein: MSQDIYQFTVKNNKGEDVSLSQFRGKVLLIVNTATKCGFTPQYNDLDELYDKYGPQGLEILDFPCNQFGGQAPGSDEEIQEFCTLRFSTKFPRFQKIDVNGENAIPLYQWLKVQTGVKKFSLKHPLMSLVTIMASKANKLSSGENDIRWNFTKFLVSADGEVLGRFEPAVTGKDLEPAIQKALGK
- a CDS encoding ATP-binding protein, translating into MIFKRKIYNKMVEWKRNSGGRTALLVEGARRIGKSTIVEEFAKNEYAVHLIIDFTVASKAVISLFDDLSDLNRIFLQLQLIYGVSFEARNTLIVFDEVQFCPRARQAIKHLVKDGRYDYIETGSLISIKKNVKDILIPSEEERIEMFPMDYEEFLWAIGKKGTVPLLRKVFDNREPVGIAHRKLMRDFRLYMLVGGMPMAVESYLETNDLKKVDYVKRGILKLYQDDFFKLDETGRITDLFKNIPAQLNKNARRYQVSSVLPNERADSIAPLLSMLVESKTVLIAYHANDPNVGLANNKDPNLFKLFVADVGLFTTLVFLDKDFTENTIYEKLLSDKSNVNLGYLYENVIAQTLAANGNQLYYHTFLNPASGHNYEVDFLLSRGNKICPIEVKSSSHRAHASLDVFCEKYSNRVGNRYLIYTKDYQKDGATQLLPAYFAQFL